A DNA window from Oscarella lobularis chromosome 8, ooOscLobu1.1, whole genome shotgun sequence contains the following coding sequences:
- the LOC136190597 gene encoding uncharacterized protein isoform X1 — translation MYFVLLGVLVMDNYWTVEDCNNFHLHSVSLFGDDRKATLQRLLDMRYSQSKAVEALKKNDWDFEKSISWLSGSSKTTKTSYDQIEFGPSLKFNVIGSQHVMIGSNKKLAIIEDPFSSHSSEKLSPEPKSCFVSYYADTTAERNRILSLTNELRLSGIDAMMDIYSEDDPPKDWPEWIKQEMKLKDVILVMCSEKYMKNLDDRKSVHQRQRVHFEGQLIHHFLTSLPPERFVPVFLGEETTPRKELVPAPIRQNKMYHVRKFPLELGKVGHEGFTELYAFLSGQNFLLS, via the exons ATGTATTTTGTGCTGCTTGGTGTGCTTGTGATGGATAATTATTGGACAGTAGAAGATTGTAACAATTTTCATCTTCACAGCGTTTCACTCTTTG GGGACGATCGAAAGGCGACTTTGCAACGACTTCTTGACATGCGATATAGTCAGAGTAAAGC TGTCGAAGccctaaaaaagaacgattgggatttcgaaaaatcgatttcgtg GTTGTCCGGATCAtcaaaaacaacaaaaacgtCTTACGATCAAATCGAATTTGGACCCAGTCTAAAGTTCAACGTCATCGGATCTCAGCATGTGATGATTGGAAGCAATAAGAAACTGGCCATAATAGAAGATCCTTTTAGCAGTCACTCATCCG aaaaactTTCTCCTGAGCCGAAGAGTTGTTTTGTCTCGTATTACGCTGATACGACAGCGGAAAGAAATCGGATTCTCTCATTGACCAACGAGCTTCGTCTTTCTGGAATCGATGCCATGATGGATATTTATAGTGAAGACGATCCGCCTAAAGATTGGCCGGAATGGATTAAGCAGGAGATGAAGTTGAAAGACGTCATTCTGGTCATGTGCTCGGAGAAATATATGAAGAATCTTGACGATCGAAAAAGTGTTCATCAAAGGCAAAGAGTTCACTTTGAGGGTCAATTAATTCACCATTTTTTGACATCATTACCGCCAGAGCGATTTGTGCCCGTGTTTCTTGGAGAGGAAACAACTCCGAGGAAGGAACTTGTACCGGCTCCTATACGTCAAAACAAGATGTACCACGTGAGAAAATTTCCATTGGAGTTGGGGAAAGTTGGGCACGAAGGATTTACTGAATTGTACGCTTTTTTGAGTGGCCAAAACTTTTTACTGTCGTGA
- the LOC136190597 gene encoding uncharacterized protein isoform X2, which yields MQGVDSASSSDSSSSGDEFDGVRGAFHGGGSAKFQQMNTGPAMNFTAIGCNNVIVGNNQDVTIRTFRDSSGGSKSETRVHSRSHGGKDFFHEPRAAGPPPGTYSAERRNVRPDGPSPKKSCYISYYADTEAERNAVLGLSDALRGLGIDSMVDIYVEDNPPESWPLWVEKEIADRDVTLLICSPRYYDLLTSSSSSHEHTRFHGTVMYSLLAGTSPRRFVPVFLGADNPPRKEFVPPSLQGTRMYHVAILPPDVGRPGHEAFTALYAFLSGQNRTPAPPVGDVVKLK from the exons ATGCAGGGCGTCGATTCGGCTAGTAGCTCTGATTCGTCgagcagcggcgacgaattcgacggtGTTCGTGGGGCTTTTCATGGAG GCGGTTCGGCAAAATTCCAGCAGATGAACACGGGCCCGGCGATGAATTTTACGGCGATAGGATGCAATAACGTGATCGTTGGCAATAATCAGGACGTAACGATTCGAACGTTTCGCGATTCGAGCGGCGGATCGAAAAGCGAAACGCGCGTTCACTCGAGATCGCACGGGGGAAAAG ATTTTTTTCATGAGCCGCGAGCGGCGGGGCCTCCTCCGGGAACTTACTCAGCCGAACGTCGGAACGTTCGACCAGACG gtccTAGTCCTAAAAAATCGTGTTATATTTCCTATTATGCTGACACGGAAGCAGAGCGAAATGCCGTATTGGGTCTTTCTGATGCTCTGCGGGGTCTAGGCATCGATTCCATGGTCGATATCTACGTGGAGGACAATCCTCCCGAGAGCTGGCCGCTTTGGgttgagaaagaaatcgcagatcgtgacgtcacacttcTTATATGCTCTCCGCGTTACTATGATCTGctcacgtcgtcttcttcttctcacgAGCACACGCGTTTCCACGGTACCGTTATGTACAGCCTTCTCGCCGgaacgtcgccgcgtcgatttGTGCCTGTTTTTCTCGGCGCTGATAATCCGCCTCGAAAGGAATTTGTGCCCCCTTCTTTGCAAGGAACGCGAATGTATCACGTGGCTATTTTGCCGCCCGATGTGGGTCGGCCGGGTCACGAAGCGTTTACCGCTCTGTATGCATTCCTATCGGGACAAAATCGCACGCCGGCTCCGCCCGTTGGAGATGTCGTCAAATTGAAATAG